From the Bombus vancouverensis nearcticus chromosome 3, iyBomVanc1_principal, whole genome shotgun sequence genome, one window contains:
- the tow gene encoding target of wingless isoform X3 — MSVTRVTSSASVEQKNGNGSTKNNKTNNNGVEVNRNEEQNGSGEVKSQAKKKPNAPGSGPLLQQAEISTSQLDFFKMLDEKIENGPDYDESLDTTARAERVSNLLRQWELASVTWSSVSDLNNASPSAMKNRGSGLNASRQSLSAKDREGMRNIVGGRPESAPIYMRNANRVDGLQDTHCPSPSMPRHVLESITQSPTQSLKNVTPPGSSPTGLRYPDSYKECNANQTSAKTVKVHYGAQNPVNGEYVTQQALYREQYLQQTGIITVPSQYSAGSPGGNVLRNNPYVQQYQISNPQHFTTSRKRGFNAAQMT; from the exons ATGAGCGTTACACGCGTAACAA GTTCTGCATCTGTGGAACAGAAAAATGGTAACGGTAGCACGAAGAACAACAAAACGAATAACAATGGGGTCGAGGTGAACAGAAACGAGGAACAAAATGGTTCTGGCGAGGTCAAGAGCCAAGCCAAGAAGAAGCCGAACGCACCTGGGAGCGGTCCTCTGTTGCAACAAGC AGAGATATCCACCAGCCAACTCGACTTCTTCAAGATGCTTGACGAGAAAATCGAGAAT GGACCAGATTACGACGAAAGTCTGGACACGACAGCCAGAGCTGAACGAGTGTCCAATCTTCTTCGTCAATGGGAACTAGCGAGCGTAACCTGGTCGAGTGTGTCCGATCTGAACAACGCGTCCCCGTCCGCGATGAAGAACCGTGGCTCAGGGTTGAACGCGTCCCGGCAGAGTCTAAGCGCGAAAGACAGAGAAGGAATGAGGAATATAGTCGGCGGTAGACCGGAGAGCGCACCTATTTACATGAGAAACGCGAATCGCGTAGACGGTCTCCAAGATACTCACTGCCCATCGCCAAGTATGCCGAGGCACGTGTTAGAGTCGATCACCCAGAGTCCGACCCAGAGCTTAAAAAATGTCACGCCGCCTGGATCCTCTCCAACCGGTCTGCGTTATCCCGATAGTTATAAGGAATGCAACGCTAATCAGACATCCGCGAAGACCGTGAAGGTTCATTACGGTGCTCAGAATCCTGTGAACGGAGAATACGTGACGCAACAGGCGCTCTATCGCGAACAGTATTTGCAACAAACCGGGATAATCACGGTACCTTCGCAATATTCGGCCGGTTCGCCTGGTGGTAATGTCCTCAGGAACAATCCATACGTGCAACAATATCAGATCAGCAACCCGCAACACTTCACCACGTCGAGGAAACGAGGCTTCAACGCCGCCCAAATGACGTGA
- the tow gene encoding target of wingless isoform X1, translating into MGCGQSKIGNIYPKNKKNKNNTGKKNGDSVGSASVEQKNGNGSTKNNKTNNNGVEVNRNEEQNGSGEVKSQAKKKPNAPGSGPLLQQAEISTSQLDFFKMLDEKIENGPDYDESLDTTARAERVSNLLRQWELASVTWSSVSDLNNASPSAMKNRGSGLNASRQSLSAKDREGMRNIVGGRPESAPIYMRNANRVDGLQDTHCPSPSMPRHVLESITQSPTQSLKNVTPPGSSPTGLRYPDSYKECNANQTSAKTVKVHYGAQNPVNGEYVTQQALYREQYLQQTGIITVPSQYSAGSPGGNVLRNNPYVQQYQISNPQHFTTSRKRGFNAAQMT; encoded by the exons GTTCTGCATCTGTGGAACAGAAAAATGGTAACGGTAGCACGAAGAACAACAAAACGAATAACAATGGGGTCGAGGTGAACAGAAACGAGGAACAAAATGGTTCTGGCGAGGTCAAGAGCCAAGCCAAGAAGAAGCCGAACGCACCTGGGAGCGGTCCTCTGTTGCAACAAGC AGAGATATCCACCAGCCAACTCGACTTCTTCAAGATGCTTGACGAGAAAATCGAGAAT GGACCAGATTACGACGAAAGTCTGGACACGACAGCCAGAGCTGAACGAGTGTCCAATCTTCTTCGTCAATGGGAACTAGCGAGCGTAACCTGGTCGAGTGTGTCCGATCTGAACAACGCGTCCCCGTCCGCGATGAAGAACCGTGGCTCAGGGTTGAACGCGTCCCGGCAGAGTCTAAGCGCGAAAGACAGAGAAGGAATGAGGAATATAGTCGGCGGTAGACCGGAGAGCGCACCTATTTACATGAGAAACGCGAATCGCGTAGACGGTCTCCAAGATACTCACTGCCCATCGCCAAGTATGCCGAGGCACGTGTTAGAGTCGATCACCCAGAGTCCGACCCAGAGCTTAAAAAATGTCACGCCGCCTGGATCCTCTCCAACCGGTCTGCGTTATCCCGATAGTTATAAGGAATGCAACGCTAATCAGACATCCGCGAAGACCGTGAAGGTTCATTACGGTGCTCAGAATCCTGTGAACGGAGAATACGTGACGCAACAGGCGCTCTATCGCGAACAGTATTTGCAACAAACCGGGATAATCACGGTACCTTCGCAATATTCGGCCGGTTCGCCTGGTGGTAATGTCCTCAGGAACAATCCATACGTGCAACAATATCAGATCAGCAACCCGCAACACTTCACCACGTCGAGGAAACGAGGCTTCAACGCCGCCCAAATGACGTGA
- the tow gene encoding target of wingless isoform X2 encodes MWLKVLRQNISHLARRTKGSASVEQKNGNGSTKNNKTNNNGVEVNRNEEQNGSGEVKSQAKKKPNAPGSGPLLQQAEISTSQLDFFKMLDEKIENGPDYDESLDTTARAERVSNLLRQWELASVTWSSVSDLNNASPSAMKNRGSGLNASRQSLSAKDREGMRNIVGGRPESAPIYMRNANRVDGLQDTHCPSPSMPRHVLESITQSPTQSLKNVTPPGSSPTGLRYPDSYKECNANQTSAKTVKVHYGAQNPVNGEYVTQQALYREQYLQQTGIITVPSQYSAGSPGGNVLRNNPYVQQYQISNPQHFTTSRKRGFNAAQMT; translated from the exons GTTCTGCATCTGTGGAACAGAAAAATGGTAACGGTAGCACGAAGAACAACAAAACGAATAACAATGGGGTCGAGGTGAACAGAAACGAGGAACAAAATGGTTCTGGCGAGGTCAAGAGCCAAGCCAAGAAGAAGCCGAACGCACCTGGGAGCGGTCCTCTGTTGCAACAAGC AGAGATATCCACCAGCCAACTCGACTTCTTCAAGATGCTTGACGAGAAAATCGAGAAT GGACCAGATTACGACGAAAGTCTGGACACGACAGCCAGAGCTGAACGAGTGTCCAATCTTCTTCGTCAATGGGAACTAGCGAGCGTAACCTGGTCGAGTGTGTCCGATCTGAACAACGCGTCCCCGTCCGCGATGAAGAACCGTGGCTCAGGGTTGAACGCGTCCCGGCAGAGTCTAAGCGCGAAAGACAGAGAAGGAATGAGGAATATAGTCGGCGGTAGACCGGAGAGCGCACCTATTTACATGAGAAACGCGAATCGCGTAGACGGTCTCCAAGATACTCACTGCCCATCGCCAAGTATGCCGAGGCACGTGTTAGAGTCGATCACCCAGAGTCCGACCCAGAGCTTAAAAAATGTCACGCCGCCTGGATCCTCTCCAACCGGTCTGCGTTATCCCGATAGTTATAAGGAATGCAACGCTAATCAGACATCCGCGAAGACCGTGAAGGTTCATTACGGTGCTCAGAATCCTGTGAACGGAGAATACGTGACGCAACAGGCGCTCTATCGCGAACAGTATTTGCAACAAACCGGGATAATCACGGTACCTTCGCAATATTCGGCCGGTTCGCCTGGTGGTAATGTCCTCAGGAACAATCCATACGTGCAACAATATCAGATCAGCAACCCGCAACACTTCACCACGTCGAGGAAACGAGGCTTCAACGCCGCCCAAATGACGTGA
- the mtm gene encoding phosphatidylinositol-3-phosphate phosphatase isoform X3: MNENLSGGETGPPLLNGERVQGIAHEVTYVCPYSGPVRGILSITNYKLHFRSVDRETPYVVEVPLGVVSRIEKVGGASSKGENSYGIEVFCKDMRNLRFAHKQENHSRRDVFEKLQQYSFPLSHKLPLFAFEYSETFPENGWNVYEPIAELKRMGVNNDMWKISKINDTYSVCDSYPVVWAVPAAATDEDLQASAAFRSRGRLPVLSWIHPESQATITRCAQPLVGVGGKRSREDERYVQLIMDANAQSHKLFIMDARPMPNAVANKAKGGGYESEDAYQNAELVFLDIHNIHVMRESLRKLKELCFPTIDEARWLSGIESTVWLKHIKYVLAGALRIVDKVENHKTSVLVHCSDGWDRTAQLTALAMLMLDPYYRTIKGFEVLIEKEWLSFGHKFQQRIGHGVEHHSDADRSPVFLQFMDCVWQISRQFPNAFEFNEHFLITILDHLYSCRFGTFLFSSERERVHEQVKQKTVSLWSYTNSQLSLYQNPLYWAAPNYQLVLMPIASMRYIKPWKSLYCRWNPSMRQQDPVYQRTRELLVLKEQLEKQLEEGRREQASRANRSMTSPAPPRIHSPVHS; encoded by the exons ATGAACGAG AATTTATCCGGTGGTGAAACAGGTCCACCTCTTTTAAACGGAGAGCGTGTACAAGGCATTGCTCACGAAGTAACTTACGTATGTCCTTACTCAGGGCCAGTCAGAGGAATTCTTAGCATTACAAATTACAAGCTTCATTTTCGGAGTGTAGACCGCGAGACACCTTACGTAGTCGAGGTACCACTAGGGGTTGTTAGTAGAATAGAGAAAGTCGGTGGCGCTTCTAGCAAAGGCGAAAACTCCTATGGCATCGAAGTGTTCTGTAAAGACATGCGAAATCTTAGATTCGCTCACAAGCAAGAGAATCATTCCAGGAGAGATGTTTTTGAGAAACTTCAACAGTATTCGTTTCCTCTGTCTCATAAATTACCTCTTTTCGCGTTCGAATATTCCGAGACGTTTCCTGAAAATGGATGGAACGTTTACGAGCCTATAGCCGAATTAAAACGAATG GGTGTAAACAACGATATGTGGAAGATATCGAAAATCAACGATACGTATTCAGTATGCGATAGTTATCCAGTCGTATGGGCAGTACCTGCGGCAGCAACCGACGAAGATTTACAAGCATCGGCAGCCTTTCGAAGTAGAGGAAGGCTCCCGGTATTATCGTGGATCCACCCAGAGAGTCAGGCAACGATAACTCGTTGCGCTCAACCGTTGGTAGGCGTTGGTGGCAAGCGTAGTCGCGAGGACGAACGATACGTTCAGCTAATAATGGATGCCAATGCGCAAAGTCACAAACTTTTTATTATGGACGCTAGACCAATGCCTAACGCAGTTGCGAACAAAGCTAAAGGTGGTGGTTACGAGAGCGAGGACGCTTATCAAAATGCAGAGCTCGTATTTCTTGATATTCACAATATACATGTAATGAGAGAGAGCCTGAGAAAGTTAAAAG AATTATGCTTTCCAACGATTGACGAGGCCAGATGGCTATCAGGAATAGAATCTACCGTTTGGttgaaacatataaaatatgtacttGCGGGAGCGCTACGAATTGTAGATAAAGTTGAAAATCATAAAACTTCGGTACTAGTGCACTGTTCGGACGGTTGGGATAGAACAGCACAG CTCACGGCTCTCGCCATGTTAATGTTAGATCCGTATTACAGAACCATCAAAGGTTTTGAAGTGCTTATAGAAAAGGAATGGCTAAGTTTTGGTCATAAATTTCAGCAG AGGATCGGTCATGGTGTCGAACATCATAGCGACGCGGATAGATCTCCAGTATTTTTACAGTTTATGGACTGTGTGTGGCAAATAAGTCGACAGTTTCCCAATGCATTCGAGTTTAACGAACACTTTCTAATCACTATACTCGATCATTTATACTCTTGTAGATTTGGCACATTTCTATTTAGCAG CGAACGCGAACGAGTTCACGAACAAGTGAAACAAAAAACTGTCTCGTTATGGTCGTATACGAATAGTCAGTTATCCTTGTATCAAAATCCTTTGTACTGGGCTGCTCCTAATTACCAGCTCGTTCTAATGCCAATCGCTAGTATGAGGTATATCAAGCCGTGGAAAAGTCTGTATTGTAGATGGAATCCCAGTATGCGACAGCAG GATCCTGTTTATCAACGAACAAGAGAACTACTAGTCTTGAAGGAACAACTGGAAAAGCAACTGGAGGAAGGTCGTCGCGAACAGGCTAGTCGAGCAAATCGTTCAATGACGTCGCCGGCACCACCTAGGATACATTCGCCGGTTCACTCATAG
- the mtm gene encoding phosphatidylinositol-3-phosphate phosphatase isoform X1, producing the protein MEKRGSAELLNIEQNNSKNASSDSLNSDSKSSSLNSKMGQESESWDKASHSKSFSSSSTSTDNNIVSALEARKDNQVKNLSGGETGPPLLNGERVQGIAHEVTYVCPYSGPVRGILSITNYKLHFRSVDRETPYVVEVPLGVVSRIEKVGGASSKGENSYGIEVFCKDMRNLRFAHKQENHSRRDVFEKLQQYSFPLSHKLPLFAFEYSETFPENGWNVYEPIAELKRMGVNNDMWKISKINDTYSVCDSYPVVWAVPAAATDEDLQASAAFRSRGRLPVLSWIHPESQATITRCAQPLVGVGGKRSREDERYVQLIMDANAQSHKLFIMDARPMPNAVANKAKGGGYESEDAYQNAELVFLDIHNIHVMRESLRKLKELCFPTIDEARWLSGIESTVWLKHIKYVLAGALRIVDKVENHKTSVLVHCSDGWDRTAQLTALAMLMLDPYYRTIKGFEVLIEKEWLSFGHKFQQRIGHGVEHHSDADRSPVFLQFMDCVWQISRQFPNAFEFNEHFLITILDHLYSCRFGTFLFSSERERVHEQVKQKTVSLWSYTNSQLSLYQNPLYWAAPNYQLVLMPIASMRYIKPWKSLYCRWNPSMRQQDPVYQRTRELLVLKEQLEKQLEEGRREQASRANRSMTSPAPPRIHSPVHS; encoded by the exons ATGGAGAAGAGAGGTAGCGCCGAGCTTTTGAATATCGAGCAAAACAATTCTAAAAATGCCAGCTCCGATTCCCTCAATTCAGATAGCAAGAGTAGCTCTCTTAATTCTAAGATGGGTCAAGAATCG GAAAGCTGGGATAAAGCGTCACATTCCAAAAGTTTTTCCTCAAGCTCTACTTCGACAGATAATAATATTGTCTCTGCTTTAGAAGCTAGAAAAGACAATCAAGTAAAA AATTTATCCGGTGGTGAAACAGGTCCACCTCTTTTAAACGGAGAGCGTGTACAAGGCATTGCTCACGAAGTAACTTACGTATGTCCTTACTCAGGGCCAGTCAGAGGAATTCTTAGCATTACAAATTACAAGCTTCATTTTCGGAGTGTAGACCGCGAGACACCTTACGTAGTCGAGGTACCACTAGGGGTTGTTAGTAGAATAGAGAAAGTCGGTGGCGCTTCTAGCAAAGGCGAAAACTCCTATGGCATCGAAGTGTTCTGTAAAGACATGCGAAATCTTAGATTCGCTCACAAGCAAGAGAATCATTCCAGGAGAGATGTTTTTGAGAAACTTCAACAGTATTCGTTTCCTCTGTCTCATAAATTACCTCTTTTCGCGTTCGAATATTCCGAGACGTTTCCTGAAAATGGATGGAACGTTTACGAGCCTATAGCCGAATTAAAACGAATG GGTGTAAACAACGATATGTGGAAGATATCGAAAATCAACGATACGTATTCAGTATGCGATAGTTATCCAGTCGTATGGGCAGTACCTGCGGCAGCAACCGACGAAGATTTACAAGCATCGGCAGCCTTTCGAAGTAGAGGAAGGCTCCCGGTATTATCGTGGATCCACCCAGAGAGTCAGGCAACGATAACTCGTTGCGCTCAACCGTTGGTAGGCGTTGGTGGCAAGCGTAGTCGCGAGGACGAACGATACGTTCAGCTAATAATGGATGCCAATGCGCAAAGTCACAAACTTTTTATTATGGACGCTAGACCAATGCCTAACGCAGTTGCGAACAAAGCTAAAGGTGGTGGTTACGAGAGCGAGGACGCTTATCAAAATGCAGAGCTCGTATTTCTTGATATTCACAATATACATGTAATGAGAGAGAGCCTGAGAAAGTTAAAAG AATTATGCTTTCCAACGATTGACGAGGCCAGATGGCTATCAGGAATAGAATCTACCGTTTGGttgaaacatataaaatatgtacttGCGGGAGCGCTACGAATTGTAGATAAAGTTGAAAATCATAAAACTTCGGTACTAGTGCACTGTTCGGACGGTTGGGATAGAACAGCACAG CTCACGGCTCTCGCCATGTTAATGTTAGATCCGTATTACAGAACCATCAAAGGTTTTGAAGTGCTTATAGAAAAGGAATGGCTAAGTTTTGGTCATAAATTTCAGCAG AGGATCGGTCATGGTGTCGAACATCATAGCGACGCGGATAGATCTCCAGTATTTTTACAGTTTATGGACTGTGTGTGGCAAATAAGTCGACAGTTTCCCAATGCATTCGAGTTTAACGAACACTTTCTAATCACTATACTCGATCATTTATACTCTTGTAGATTTGGCACATTTCTATTTAGCAG CGAACGCGAACGAGTTCACGAACAAGTGAAACAAAAAACTGTCTCGTTATGGTCGTATACGAATAGTCAGTTATCCTTGTATCAAAATCCTTTGTACTGGGCTGCTCCTAATTACCAGCTCGTTCTAATGCCAATCGCTAGTATGAGGTATATCAAGCCGTGGAAAAGTCTGTATTGTAGATGGAATCCCAGTATGCGACAGCAG GATCCTGTTTATCAACGAACAAGAGAACTACTAGTCTTGAAGGAACAACTGGAAAAGCAACTGGAGGAAGGTCGTCGCGAACAGGCTAGTCGAGCAAATCGTTCAATGACGTCGCCGGCACCACCTAGGATACATTCGCCGGTTCACTCATAG
- the mtm gene encoding phosphatidylinositol-3-phosphate phosphatase isoform X2, translating into MEKRGSAELLNIEQNNSKNASSDSLNSDSKSSSLNSKMGQESNLSGGETGPPLLNGERVQGIAHEVTYVCPYSGPVRGILSITNYKLHFRSVDRETPYVVEVPLGVVSRIEKVGGASSKGENSYGIEVFCKDMRNLRFAHKQENHSRRDVFEKLQQYSFPLSHKLPLFAFEYSETFPENGWNVYEPIAELKRMGVNNDMWKISKINDTYSVCDSYPVVWAVPAAATDEDLQASAAFRSRGRLPVLSWIHPESQATITRCAQPLVGVGGKRSREDERYVQLIMDANAQSHKLFIMDARPMPNAVANKAKGGGYESEDAYQNAELVFLDIHNIHVMRESLRKLKELCFPTIDEARWLSGIESTVWLKHIKYVLAGALRIVDKVENHKTSVLVHCSDGWDRTAQLTALAMLMLDPYYRTIKGFEVLIEKEWLSFGHKFQQRIGHGVEHHSDADRSPVFLQFMDCVWQISRQFPNAFEFNEHFLITILDHLYSCRFGTFLFSSERERVHEQVKQKTVSLWSYTNSQLSLYQNPLYWAAPNYQLVLMPIASMRYIKPWKSLYCRWNPSMRQQDPVYQRTRELLVLKEQLEKQLEEGRREQASRANRSMTSPAPPRIHSPVHS; encoded by the exons ATGGAGAAGAGAGGTAGCGCCGAGCTTTTGAATATCGAGCAAAACAATTCTAAAAATGCCAGCTCCGATTCCCTCAATTCAGATAGCAAGAGTAGCTCTCTTAATTCTAAGATGGGTCAAGAATCG AATTTATCCGGTGGTGAAACAGGTCCACCTCTTTTAAACGGAGAGCGTGTACAAGGCATTGCTCACGAAGTAACTTACGTATGTCCTTACTCAGGGCCAGTCAGAGGAATTCTTAGCATTACAAATTACAAGCTTCATTTTCGGAGTGTAGACCGCGAGACACCTTACGTAGTCGAGGTACCACTAGGGGTTGTTAGTAGAATAGAGAAAGTCGGTGGCGCTTCTAGCAAAGGCGAAAACTCCTATGGCATCGAAGTGTTCTGTAAAGACATGCGAAATCTTAGATTCGCTCACAAGCAAGAGAATCATTCCAGGAGAGATGTTTTTGAGAAACTTCAACAGTATTCGTTTCCTCTGTCTCATAAATTACCTCTTTTCGCGTTCGAATATTCCGAGACGTTTCCTGAAAATGGATGGAACGTTTACGAGCCTATAGCCGAATTAAAACGAATG GGTGTAAACAACGATATGTGGAAGATATCGAAAATCAACGATACGTATTCAGTATGCGATAGTTATCCAGTCGTATGGGCAGTACCTGCGGCAGCAACCGACGAAGATTTACAAGCATCGGCAGCCTTTCGAAGTAGAGGAAGGCTCCCGGTATTATCGTGGATCCACCCAGAGAGTCAGGCAACGATAACTCGTTGCGCTCAACCGTTGGTAGGCGTTGGTGGCAAGCGTAGTCGCGAGGACGAACGATACGTTCAGCTAATAATGGATGCCAATGCGCAAAGTCACAAACTTTTTATTATGGACGCTAGACCAATGCCTAACGCAGTTGCGAACAAAGCTAAAGGTGGTGGTTACGAGAGCGAGGACGCTTATCAAAATGCAGAGCTCGTATTTCTTGATATTCACAATATACATGTAATGAGAGAGAGCCTGAGAAAGTTAAAAG AATTATGCTTTCCAACGATTGACGAGGCCAGATGGCTATCAGGAATAGAATCTACCGTTTGGttgaaacatataaaatatgtacttGCGGGAGCGCTACGAATTGTAGATAAAGTTGAAAATCATAAAACTTCGGTACTAGTGCACTGTTCGGACGGTTGGGATAGAACAGCACAG CTCACGGCTCTCGCCATGTTAATGTTAGATCCGTATTACAGAACCATCAAAGGTTTTGAAGTGCTTATAGAAAAGGAATGGCTAAGTTTTGGTCATAAATTTCAGCAG AGGATCGGTCATGGTGTCGAACATCATAGCGACGCGGATAGATCTCCAGTATTTTTACAGTTTATGGACTGTGTGTGGCAAATAAGTCGACAGTTTCCCAATGCATTCGAGTTTAACGAACACTTTCTAATCACTATACTCGATCATTTATACTCTTGTAGATTTGGCACATTTCTATTTAGCAG CGAACGCGAACGAGTTCACGAACAAGTGAAACAAAAAACTGTCTCGTTATGGTCGTATACGAATAGTCAGTTATCCTTGTATCAAAATCCTTTGTACTGGGCTGCTCCTAATTACCAGCTCGTTCTAATGCCAATCGCTAGTATGAGGTATATCAAGCCGTGGAAAAGTCTGTATTGTAGATGGAATCCCAGTATGCGACAGCAG GATCCTGTTTATCAACGAACAAGAGAACTACTAGTCTTGAAGGAACAACTGGAAAAGCAACTGGAGGAAGGTCGTCGCGAACAGGCTAGTCGAGCAAATCGTTCAATGACGTCGCCGGCACCACCTAGGATACATTCGCCGGTTCACTCATAG